The region CCGTCATGAGCCTCAGGCTCACCAGGGTTCATGAAAACGTCATTCCCGCGTAAGCGGGAATCCAGACCGAGGCCTGGTTCTGGATTCCCACTCCCCGCTTAAGTAATGCGGGGACAGGTTCCGTGGGGATGACGGGTACTTAGGAGCATTTTCAGATGAAACATATATTGCCTTACAAGGGTGTCTACCCAAAGATTCATGAAACAGTCTTCGTAGTCGAATCAGCCATAATCATTGGCGACACGGAGATTGGAGAATACTCAACTGTATGGTTCAACGCCGTTGTCCGCGGTGATGTCAATTTCATCCGGATAGGGAGCCGTACCAACATCCAGGACCTCTGCATGCTTCATGTAACAAAAAATACCCATCCGCTTATACTCGGTAGTGAAATAACCGTCGGCCACTCTGTGACGCTTCATGGCTGCACAATAAAGGACAGGTGCCTTATAGGGATGGGTGCAACCATTCTCGACGGCGCAGTCGTAGGAGAAGACTGCATCATTGGAGCCGGCGCCCTTGTCACAGAAGGCTCAATAATTCCGCCCGGGACACTTGCCATTGGAATGCCGGCAAAACCGAAGCGTGACCTTACTGATACAGAAAAGGCAAGGATAAAACAATCGGCACAGAATTACATTGATTATGCGCGAAACTACGGGATCTGAGATCTGCCTATGAAATCCTACCGTGAAGAGCTCTGGTTTGAGACTAAAAGCCGGAGGGCATATATCAATATCACCTCTCATGTGAACGAGTCGCTTCGAAAGAGCGGGATACAGGAAGGGCTCTGCCTTGTAAACGCAATGCACATCACCGCAAGCGTATTCATCAATGACGATGAGCAGGGGCTGCTGCAGGATTACGACGATTTTCTCGAACGCCTTGCCCCTAACGAGCCCCATTCGCAATACAGGCACAACAGGACAGGCGAAGACAATGGTGACGCACATATCAAACGGCAATTCATGGGGCGTGAGGTGGTTGTTGCAGTCACAAACGGCAAACTTGATTTTGGGCCCTGGGAACAGATATTCTATGGTGAATTCGACGGCCGGAGAAGAAAACGCGTATTAGTCAAGATAATCGGGGAATAGAATTACACAACACTGGGAGGTGACAGGATGAAAACAGAAAAAGGGGTCAGTCAATCAGGATTTTATCAGTTTTATCCG is a window of Nitrospirota bacterium DNA encoding:
- a CDS encoding gamma carbonic anhydrase family protein, which gives rise to MKHILPYKGVYPKIHETVFVVESAIIIGDTEIGEYSTVWFNAVVRGDVNFIRIGSRTNIQDLCMLHVTKNTHPLILGSEITVGHSVTLHGCTIKDRCLIGMGATILDGAVVGEDCIIGAGALVTEGSIIPPGTLAIGMPAKPKRDLTDTEKARIKQSAQNYIDYARNYGI
- a CDS encoding YjbQ family protein, yielding MKSYREELWFETKSRRAYINITSHVNESLRKSGIQEGLCLVNAMHITASVFINDDEQGLLQDYDDFLERLAPNEPHSQYRHNRTGEDNGDAHIKRQFMGREVVVAVTNGKLDFGPWEQIFYGEFDGRRRKRVLVKIIGE